In Dama dama isolate Ldn47 chromosome 20, ASM3311817v1, whole genome shotgun sequence, a single window of DNA contains:
- the RSPO1 gene encoding R-spondin-1: MRLGLCVVALVLSWMHLATGSRGIKGKRQRRISTEGSQACAKGCELCSEVNGCLKCSPKLFILLERNDIRQVGVCLPSCPPGYFDARNPDMNKCIKCKIEHCEACFSHNFCTKCQESLYLHKGRCYPACPEGSAPADGTMECSSPAQCEMSEWSLWGPCSKKKKLCGFRRGLEERTRRVLHAPGGDHALCSDTKETRRCTVRRTPCPEGQKRRKGGQGRRENANRNPGRKESKEAGTGARRRKGQQQQQGTVGPVTSTGPT, translated from the exons ATGCGGCTTGGACTGTGTGTGGTGGCCCTGGTTCTGAGCTGGATGCATTTGGCCACCGGCAGCCGGGGGATCAAGGGGAAGAGGCAGAGGCGGA TCAGCACCGAGGGAAGCCAGGCCTGTGCCAAAGGCTGTGAGCTCTGCTCGGAGGTCAACGGCTGCCTCAAGTGCTCGCCTAAGCTGTTCATCCTGCTGGAGAGGAACGACATCCGCCAAGTGGGCGTCTGCTTGCCGTCCTGCCCACCTGGATACTTTGATGCCCGCAACCCTGACATGAACAAGTGCATCA AATGCAAGATTGAGCACTGCGAGGCCTGCTTCAGCCACAACTTCTGCACCAAGTGTCAGGAGAGCCTGTACCTGCACAAAGGCCGCTGCTACCCCGCCTGTCCCGAGGGCTCTGCGCCTGCTGACGGCACCATGGAGTGCAGCAGCCCGG caCAATGTGAAATGAGTGAGTGGTCTCTGTGGGGGCCTTGCTCCAAGAAGAAGAAGCTCTGTGGCTTCAGGAGGGGCTTGGAGGAGCGGACGCGGAGGGTGCTCCACGCCCCCGGGGGAGACCACGCCTTATGCTCCGACACCAAGGAGACGCGGAGGTGCACGGTGCGGAGGACGCCCTGTCCGGAGG ggcagaagaggaggaagggcGGCCAGGGCCGGCGGGAGAACGCCAACAGGAACCCCGGCCGCAAGGAGAGCAAGGAGGCGGGCACCGGCGCTCGGAGACGCAaaggccagcagcagcagcaagggacaGTGGGACCGGTCACCTCCACGGGGCCCACCTAG